In Mycobacterium sp. Aquia_216, a genomic segment contains:
- a CDS encoding crotonase/enoyl-CoA hydratase family protein produces MSDFETLLYKAAGPVATITLNRPEHLNTIVPPMPDEIEAAIGLAERDPGIKVIVLRGAGRAFSGGYDFSGGFQHWGETMMTDGKWDPGKDFAMVSARETGPTQKFMAIWRASKPVIAQVHGWCVGGASDYALCADIVIASEDAVIGTPYSRMWGAYLTGMWLYRLSLAKAKWHSLTGRPLSGVQAADIELINEAVPFERLEARVAEIAAELAHIPLSQLRAQKLIVNQAYENMGLASTQTLGGILDGLMRNTPDALDFINTAETQGVRAAVERRDGPFGDYSQAPADLRPDPSHVIVPDSDG; encoded by the coding sequence ATGTCTGACTTCGAGACGCTGCTATACAAGGCCGCCGGCCCGGTCGCCACCATCACGCTGAACCGCCCCGAGCACCTCAACACGATCGTCCCGCCGATGCCCGACGAGATCGAGGCCGCCATCGGCCTGGCCGAGCGGGACCCGGGGATCAAAGTCATCGTGCTGCGCGGAGCCGGTCGCGCGTTCTCGGGCGGTTACGACTTCAGCGGCGGCTTCCAGCACTGGGGCGAGACCATGATGACCGACGGCAAGTGGGATCCGGGTAAGGACTTCGCGATGGTCAGCGCCCGCGAGACCGGGCCGACGCAGAAGTTCATGGCCATCTGGCGAGCGTCCAAGCCGGTGATCGCGCAGGTGCACGGTTGGTGCGTCGGCGGGGCAAGCGACTACGCGCTGTGTGCCGACATCGTGATCGCCAGCGAGGACGCCGTGATCGGCACCCCGTACAGCCGCATGTGGGGGGCTTATCTGACCGGCATGTGGCTGTACCGGCTGAGCCTGGCCAAGGCCAAGTGGCACTCGCTGACCGGCCGGCCGCTGTCCGGCGTCCAGGCCGCCGACATCGAGCTGATCAACGAGGCGGTGCCGTTCGAGCGCCTCGAGGCGCGGGTCGCCGAGATCGCCGCCGAGCTGGCGCACATCCCGCTGTCCCAGCTACGGGCCCAGAAGCTGATCGTCAACCAGGCTTACGAGAACATGGGCCTGGCCTCCACCCAGACGCTGGGCGGCATCCTGGACGGCCTGATGCGCAATACTCCCGACGCGCTCGACTTCATCAACACCGCCGAAACCCAGGGAGTACGGGCGGCAGTAGAGCGGCGCGACGGCCCGTTCGGTGACTACAGCCAGGCCCCAGCTGACCTGCGACCCGACCCCTCGCACGTCATCGTCCCTGATAGCGATGGCTAG
- a CDS encoding prolyl oligopeptidase family serine peptidase, translating into MTAEVAEDPQSTEDAYLWLEDVTAETALDWVRARNEPTRAEFCDADFERMRAEALEVLDTDARIPYVRRRGDYLYNFWRDAANPRGLWRRTTLDSYRTDSPDWDVLIDVDELGRADDEKWVWAGASVIEPELTRALVNLSRGGSDAVIVREFDMLTREFIPDGFALEEAKSQIGWADPDTVLVGTDFGADSLTESGYPRIVKRWRRGTLLNEAETIFEGTRTDVSASANVDRTPGFERTFAGRSVDFWNEETYELRGSDLIRIDVPTDAGVSVHREWLLIELRTDWTVGTTTYRAGSLLAADYNEFLAGTADLRVVFEPDEHTCLHQSAWTRDRLLLVTLSDVASRVEIVTPGTWQREPITGIPPATHTVIAAADDTGDEFFLDSSGFDMPSQLVRGTDAEHLEEIKSAPAFFDAENLDVKQYFVPSKDGTEIPYFVVRSRTVEGPGPTLLGGYGGFESSKTPGYSGVLGRLWLARGGTYAMANIRGGGEYGPGWHTQAIREGRHKVDEDFAAVADDLVNRGITTVEQLGAQGGSNGGLLMGIMLTKYPEKFGALVCDVPLLDMKRYHLLLAGASWVAEYGDPDNPSDWEFISKYSPYQNISETRHYPQVLFTTSTRDDRVHPGHARKMVAALEAAGHQVWLYENIEGGHAGAADNEQAAFKAALSYSFLWRTLGGPA; encoded by the coding sequence ATGACAGCAGAGGTTGCCGAGGACCCTCAGTCGACTGAAGACGCGTACCTGTGGCTCGAGGACGTCACCGCCGAGACGGCCCTGGATTGGGTCCGCGCCCGCAACGAGCCGACCCGGGCGGAATTCTGCGATGCGGACTTCGAGCGGATGCGCGCCGAGGCGCTGGAGGTCCTCGACACCGATGCCCGCATCCCCTATGTTCGGCGCCGCGGCGACTACCTGTACAACTTCTGGCGCGACGCCGCCAACCCGCGCGGGCTGTGGCGACGCACCACGCTGGACAGCTACCGCACCGACTCCCCCGATTGGGACGTGCTGATCGATGTCGACGAACTGGGCCGCGCCGACGATGAGAAGTGGGTGTGGGCCGGCGCGAGCGTGATTGAACCGGAGCTCACCCGCGCATTGGTCAACCTGTCCCGCGGCGGCTCCGATGCGGTGATCGTGCGCGAATTCGACATGCTGACACGCGAATTCATCCCCGACGGGTTCGCGCTTGAGGAAGCCAAGTCGCAAATCGGCTGGGCGGATCCGGATACCGTGTTGGTGGGCACGGACTTCGGCGCCGACTCGCTCACCGAATCCGGATACCCACGGATCGTCAAGCGATGGCGTCGCGGCACACTGTTGAACGAAGCCGAGACGATCTTCGAGGGAACGCGCACGGATGTCAGCGCGTCCGCGAATGTCGATCGGACGCCGGGCTTTGAGCGAACTTTCGCGGGCCGCTCAGTCGACTTCTGGAACGAAGAGACCTACGAATTGCGTGGTTCGGACCTGATCCGCATCGACGTACCGACTGACGCCGGCGTATCAGTTCACCGCGAGTGGCTACTGATCGAGCTGCGCACCGATTGGACCGTCGGTACCACCACCTACCGCGCCGGCTCGCTGCTGGCGGCTGACTACAACGAATTCCTTGCCGGGACAGCAGATTTGCGAGTGGTTTTCGAACCCGACGAACACACCTGCCTGCATCAGAGCGCGTGGACCCGTGATCGGCTGTTGCTCGTCACCTTGTCCGACGTCGCCAGCCGGGTCGAGATCGTCACGCCCGGCACCTGGCAGCGCGAGCCCATTACCGGAATCCCGCCGGCGACGCACACAGTGATCGCGGCCGCCGATGACACGGGCGACGAATTCTTCTTGGATTCAAGCGGATTCGACATGCCCTCGCAGCTGGTGCGCGGCACCGATGCTGAGCACCTGGAAGAGATCAAGTCCGCGCCGGCATTCTTCGATGCCGAAAACCTGGACGTGAAGCAGTATTTCGTCCCGTCCAAGGACGGCACCGAGATCCCCTACTTCGTCGTGCGGTCACGGACTGTCGAAGGGCCCGGCCCCACGCTGCTCGGCGGCTACGGCGGGTTCGAGTCCTCCAAGACACCCGGGTACAGCGGCGTGCTGGGCCGGCTCTGGCTGGCCCGGGGCGGCACCTACGCGATGGCCAACATTCGCGGCGGCGGCGAGTACGGGCCCGGCTGGCACACCCAGGCGATTCGCGAAGGCCGGCACAAGGTCGACGAGGATTTCGCCGCGGTGGCAGATGATCTGGTGAACCGCGGCATCACCACCGTCGAGCAGCTCGGCGCGCAGGGGGGCAGCAACGGCGGCCTGCTGATGGGCATCATGCTGACCAAGTACCCCGAGAAATTCGGCGCGCTGGTTTGCGATGTGCCGCTGCTGGACATGAAGCGCTACCACCTGTTGCTGGCCGGCGCGTCGTGGGTCGCCGAGTACGGCGACCCTGACAACCCGAGCGACTGGGAGTTCATCTCCAAATACTCGCCCTACCAAAATATTTCGGAGACCCGACACTACCCACAGGTGCTTTTCACCACGTCGACGCGCGACGACCGCGTGCACCCCGGACACGCCCGCAAGATGGTCGCCGCTTTGGAGGCCGCGGGCCATCAGGTCTGGTTGTACGAGAACATCGAGGGCGGGCACGCCGGCGCGGCGGACAACGAGCAGGCTGCGTTCAAGGCGGCCCTGAGTTATTCGTTCCTCTGGCGGACCCTGGGAGGCCCAGCGTGA
- a CDS encoding cytochrome c biogenesis protein DipZ, with the protein MQTIALIGFLGGLITGISPCILPVLPVIFLSGMGGGTGASSRSMRATTRPYMVIAGLVCSFSIATLIGSALLSALHLPQDAIRWTALVVLTLIGLGLIFPPLQHLIERPFASLPQRQFGSGTDGFGLGLALGALYVPCAGPVLAAIVVAGGTAQLGPAVVVLTATFALGNALPLLAFALAGRHVAERVASFRRWQRQIQIVGGIAMIVLAVALVFNLPAMLQRAIPDYTTAMQNRLDVNDIQRTLIPTSRPQQPATGSNLQFNSGNTSNGLITNCTDGSTELQECGQAPALTGITEWLNTPDGKPLDAASVRGKVVLIDFWAYSCINCQRAIPHVVDWYNRYRDSGLVVIGVHTPEYAFERVAGNVASGAAGLHIDYPIALDNDYATWNAFSNMYWPAEYLIDANGAVRHTKFGEGDYDGTEKLIRQLLVDANPNARLPAPANGVDTTPKTNLTPETYLAPDKATYYGGDGSYQPGTAGFNFPGQVANDRFALRGRWTLDDQGITAESDDAAIRLNYTARNVYAVVGGTGTITVTRDGKTTTTPIGGAPTLHQIVADDGAHRDQLDMQVSKGLQVFSFTFG; encoded by the coding sequence ATGCAAACAATTGCGCTCATCGGCTTCCTCGGCGGCCTGATCACCGGCATCTCACCGTGCATCCTGCCGGTGCTCCCGGTGATTTTTCTGTCCGGCATGGGCGGCGGCACCGGCGCCAGCAGTCGCAGCATGCGCGCCACGACCCGTCCATACATGGTGATCGCCGGCCTCGTTTGCAGCTTCAGCATCGCCACGCTGATCGGGTCCGCGCTGTTGTCGGCGTTGCATCTTCCGCAGGACGCCATCCGGTGGACCGCCCTGGTGGTGCTGACCCTCATCGGCCTGGGGTTGATCTTTCCGCCGCTGCAACACCTGATCGAGCGGCCGTTCGCATCCCTGCCACAACGCCAATTTGGTAGCGGCACAGATGGTTTCGGGTTGGGATTGGCGTTGGGCGCGTTGTATGTGCCATGCGCGGGACCGGTGCTGGCCGCGATCGTGGTGGCCGGGGGCACGGCACAGCTAGGCCCGGCCGTGGTCGTGTTGACCGCGACGTTCGCGCTCGGCAACGCGCTTCCGCTGTTGGCTTTCGCGCTGGCCGGTCGGCACGTCGCCGAGCGCGTTGCGTCCTTCCGCCGCTGGCAGCGCCAGATTCAGATCGTCGGGGGAATCGCGATGATCGTGTTGGCGGTCGCGCTGGTGTTCAACTTGCCCGCGATGCTGCAACGCGCCATCCCCGACTACACAACGGCGATGCAAAATCGATTGGACGTCAACGATATCCAGCGCACGCTGATTCCGACTAGCCGCCCGCAGCAACCGGCCACTGGTAGCAACCTGCAATTCAATTCGGGCAACACGAGTAACGGTCTCATCACCAACTGCACCGACGGCTCCACCGAGCTGCAAGAGTGCGGGCAGGCACCCGCCCTCACCGGCATCACCGAATGGCTCAACACGCCGGACGGCAAGCCGCTCGACGCGGCTTCGGTGCGGGGCAAGGTGGTGCTGATCGACTTCTGGGCCTACTCCTGCATCAATTGCCAGCGCGCCATCCCGCACGTCGTCGATTGGTACAACCGGTATCGCGACAGCGGATTGGTGGTGATCGGGGTACACACCCCCGAGTACGCGTTCGAGCGGGTCGCCGGCAACGTGGCCAGCGGTGCCGCCGGGCTGCACATCGACTACCCGATTGCGCTGGACAACGACTACGCGACCTGGAATGCGTTCAGCAACATGTACTGGCCGGCCGAGTACCTGATCGACGCGAACGGAGCCGTCCGGCACACCAAGTTCGGCGAAGGCGACTACGACGGCACCGAGAAGCTGATCCGCCAGTTGCTGGTCGATGCCAATCCGAACGCCCGGCTGCCCGCGCCGGCGAACGGCGTCGACACCACGCCGAAGACCAACCTCACCCCCGAGACCTACCTGGCGCCCGACAAAGCCACCTACTACGGGGGGGACGGCAGCTACCAGCCCGGCACCGCCGGGTTCAACTTCCCGGGGCAGGTGGCCAACGACAGATTCGCCTTGCGCGGCCGGTGGACCCTGGACGACCAGGGCATCACCGCCGAAAGCGACGATGCCGCCATCCGGCTGAACTACACGGCCAGAAATGTCTATGCCGTCGTCGGCGGCACCGGAACCATCACCGTGACCCGGGATGGGAAGACCACCACCACACCGATCGGTGGTGCTCCCACGCTGCACCAGATCGTGGCCGACGACGGCGCGCACCGTGATCAGCTCGACATGCAAGTCAGCAAGGGCCTGCAGGTGTTTTCGTTCACTTTCGGCTAG
- a CDS encoding NAD(P)/FAD-dependent oxidoreductase, which produces MDSSHARSVAVIGSGVAGLTAAYVLSGRDRVTLYEADVRLGGHAHTHFVDDGGRVIGVDSAFLVHNDRTYPTLCRLFDDLGVATQPSEMSMSVRADDIGLEYAGALGASGLFACPQALRPRYLLMLGEIIRFHRAASRLLREDAAAQDVPETLEAFLNRYRFSSFFIDFFITPLVAAVWSCAGDDALRYPARYLFVFLDHHGMLSVFGSPTWRTVTGGSAQYVQAVAARLAEVSTGTPVNSLRRVPGGVRVQAGANAPRFFDAAVVAVHPDQALLLLDEPNPWERAVLGAIPYSTNRAQLHTDESVLPRHPRARASWNYLVTPEKDQVVVSYDVSRLMRLNGNRRYLVTLGGHDRVDPASVVAEMTYSHPLYTLESVAAQALLPTLDDDRVAFAGAYHGWGFHEDGAASGLAAARRLGADWPAATRREAVARC; this is translated from the coding sequence GTGGACTCGTCACACGCGCGGTCGGTTGCCGTCATCGGCAGCGGCGTGGCCGGCCTCACCGCCGCCTACGTCCTGTCCGGCCGTGACCGCGTCACCCTGTATGAAGCCGACGTGCGGCTCGGCGGCCACGCTCACACCCATTTCGTGGACGACGGCGGCCGCGTTATCGGCGTCGACTCGGCGTTCCTGGTGCACAACGACCGGACCTATCCGACGCTGTGCCGACTGTTCGACGACCTCGGCGTGGCCACCCAGCCGTCGGAGATGTCGATGTCGGTGCGCGCCGACGACATCGGGCTCGAGTACGCCGGCGCCCTGGGGGCCAGCGGGTTGTTCGCGTGCCCGCAGGCGCTGCGGCCCCGCTACCTGCTGATGCTCGGCGAGATCATCCGGTTCCACCGCGCTGCCTCGCGGCTGCTCCGCGAGGACGCCGCCGCGCAGGACGTCCCGGAGACGCTGGAAGCCTTCCTGAACCGGTACCGGTTCTCGTCGTTTTTCATCGACTTTTTCATCACCCCGCTGGTGGCCGCGGTGTGGTCGTGCGCCGGAGACGACGCCCTGCGCTATCCGGCCCGCTACCTGTTCGTCTTTCTCGACCACCACGGCATGCTGTCGGTGTTCGGCTCCCCTACCTGGCGCACCGTGACCGGAGGCTCGGCGCAATACGTGCAGGCCGTCGCCGCTCGCCTCGCCGAGGTGTCGACCGGGACGCCGGTGAATTCGCTGCGGCGGGTACCCGGTGGCGTGCGGGTGCAGGCGGGCGCCAACGCTCCGCGCTTCTTCGACGCCGCCGTGGTCGCCGTGCATCCCGACCAGGCGCTGCTGCTGCTCGACGAGCCGAACCCGTGGGAGCGCGCGGTGCTGGGCGCGATTCCGTACTCGACCAACCGCGCGCAACTGCACACCGACGAATCGGTGCTGCCCCGGCATCCCCGGGCCCGCGCATCATGGAATTACCTGGTCACCCCCGAGAAGGACCAAGTCGTGGTCAGCTATGACGTCAGCAGACTGATGCGACTGAATGGCAACCGCCGCTATCTGGTGACCCTGGGCGGTCACGACCGGGTCGATCCGGCGTCGGTGGTCGCCGAAATGACCTACAGCCATCCCTTGTACACGCTGGAATCCGTTGCAGCACAAGCATTATTGCCGACGCTGGACGACGACCGGGTGGCATTCGCGGGCGCCTACCACGGCTGGGGCTTTCACGAGGACGGCGCCGCCTCGGGCCTGGCCGCGGCGCGCCGTCTCGGTGCCGACTGGCCGGCGGCGACCCGCCGGGAGGCGGTGGCACGGTGCTGA
- a CDS encoding DUF5078 domain-containing protein, producing MSRLTSCLRAGAAFLALGMAAVIFPTTAVADSTEDFPIPRRMINTTCDAEQILAATRDTSPVYYQRYMIDFNNHPNVSQAAIDKAHWFYSLAPQDRRAYSENFYAPVSDPLWVAWPNHMKIFFNNKGVVAKSTDICNTYPPGDMSVWNWG from the coding sequence ATGTCTCGGCTGACTTCTTGCCTGCGTGCAGGCGCCGCCTTTCTTGCCCTGGGTATGGCCGCTGTGATTTTCCCGACGACCGCGGTAGCAGACTCCACGGAGGACTTCCCGATCCCCCGCCGGATGATCAACACCACCTGCGATGCCGAGCAGATACTCGCGGCCACCCGGGATACCAGCCCGGTGTACTACCAGCGGTACATGATCGACTTCAATAACCACCCGAACGTCTCGCAGGCGGCGATCGACAAGGCGCACTGGTTCTACTCCTTGGCGCCGCAGGATCGCCGGGCCTACTCGGAGAACTTCTACGCCCCGGTCTCCGACCCGCTGTGGGTGGCCTGGCCCAACCACATGAAGATCTTCTTCAACAACAAGGGTGTCGTCGCCAAGTCGACCGACATCTGCAACACGTACCCGCCCGGCGACATGTCGGTCTGGAACTGGGGCTGA